The genomic window ATCGGCCCGGGTCGGCCGCCAGCAGACGGCGGCGGCCGTGGTGGCGCGGGCGATGCGCGCCCTGGACCGGCGCACCGGCCCCGGCAGTGTGGTCAGCGGTCTGCCCAACATGGTCACCGCCGCCACCGTGGGGCTCTTTCCCCGCCGCCTGAGCCTGCTGGTCACCGAACGCCTCACCCGCAGCCGCGCCTAGCGCATCCGGCCCGGGAAGTCGGGGCATAGCCGGGGCCCGGCCGCTGTTGCAGCGAGGTGTTGCGGCAGGACGGGCCCCGGGATCGGGGCCGCGACGACGAGGAGCTGAGCATGCCGAAGGCAGTGCAGTTCAACGAGTACGGCGGCATCGAGGTGCTGCAGGTGGTGGAGGTGCCGCTGCCCGAGCCGGCCGAGGGGCAGGTGCTGGTCAGGGTCAGGGCGGCAGGCATCAACCCCGGTGAGGCCAGGATCCGCACCGGCAGCCTGCACGAACGCTGGCCCGCCACGTTCCCGTCGGGCCAGGGCAGCGACCTGGCGGGGACGGTGGAGAAGCTCGGCCCCGGGGTGACGGCGTTCGGCGTCGGCGACGAGGTCGCCGGGTTCACCGATCTGCGGGCCAGTCAGGCCGAGTACGTGGTCACCGACGTCCGGGAGTTGACGCCCAAGCCGGCCAACGTGCCGTGGCAGGTGGCCGGTTCGCTGTTCGTCGCCGGGACGACGGCCTACGCCGCCGTGCGCTCGGTCTCCCTGCGGCCCGGCGACACCGTCGCGGTGTCGGGGGCGGCGGGCGGCGTGGGGTCGCTGGTCGTCCAACTGGCCAAGCACGCCGGGGCCGAGGTGATCGGGATCGCCGGGCCGGCCAACCACGACTGGCTGGCCGCCCACGGCGTCAAGCCGGTCG from Kitasatospora sp. NBC_01250 includes these protein-coding regions:
- a CDS encoding NADP-dependent oxidoreductase encodes the protein MPKAVQFNEYGGIEVLQVVEVPLPEPAEGQVLVRVRAAGINPGEARIRTGSLHERWPATFPSGQGSDLAGTVEKLGPGVTAFGVGDEVAGFTDLRASQAEYVVTDVRELTPKPANVPWQVAGSLFVAGTTAYAAVRSVSLRPGDTVAVSGAAGGVGSLVVQLAKHAGAEVIGIAGPANHDWLAAHGVKPVAYGEGLAQRLREAAGRIDAFIDTHGDGYVKLAVELGVAVDRIDTIIDFAAAAEYGVKAEGNAQASSAEVVGELAALVADGALEVPIAAEFPLAEVRAAYTQLEEGHTRGKIVLIP